Proteins from a genomic interval of Corynebacterium freiburgense:
- a CDS encoding SDR family NAD(P)-dependent oxidoreductase, producing the protein MNQRIAVVTGASSGIGRATAKALANDGWFVICAARRKERLEELAASIGGRAMLLDVTDAASVSNFAEAIDNVDLLVNNAGGAKGLDSVANGNIEDWQWMFDTNVLGTLRVTQALLPKLLKAEGQIINIGSVAAHVPYIGGAGYNAAKHGVAAMTRVLRMETADQPLRVCEIDPGRVHTEEFSLIRFGGDSEKAAKVYEGNLSLTAEDIAEAVRWVASCPKHMNIDTMRIMPTDQI; encoded by the coding sequence ATGAATCAGCGTATTGCAGTAGTAACGGGAGCTTCTAGTGGTATCGGGCGGGCAACTGCCAAGGCTCTTGCAAATGATGGTTGGTTTGTTATTTGCGCTGCGCGTAGGAAGGAACGCCTCGAAGAGCTTGCCGCGAGTATCGGCGGCCGAGCCATGCTTCTCGACGTCACGGACGCGGCGTCGGTAAGTAACTTTGCGGAAGCAATCGACAACGTTGACTTGCTTGTAAACAATGCAGGCGGTGCAAAAGGCCTAGATTCAGTGGCGAATGGCAATATCGAAGACTGGCAATGGATGTTTGACACTAATGTGTTGGGTACCTTACGTGTCACCCAGGCATTGCTACCGAAACTTTTAAAAGCTGAAGGCCAAATAATCAATATTGGTTCAGTGGCAGCACACGTACCTTATATTGGTGGTGCTGGCTATAACGCAGCCAAACACGGTGTGGCCGCAATGACTCGAGTGCTGCGAATGGAAACCGCAGATCAACCTTTGCGGGTGTGCGAAATTGATCCCGGTCGCGTACACACCGAAGAATTTTCCCTTATCCGATTTGGTGGTGACAGCGAAAAAGCAGCCAAAGTCTATGAAGGAAACCTCAGCCTGACTGCGGAAGATATTGCGGAAGCAGTCCGGTGGGTCGCATCATGCCCAAAGCATATGAATATTGACACGATGCGAATCATGCCCACCGACCAAATCTAA
- a CDS encoding AAA family ATPase produces the protein MPNYHETTDIIRRYLKARVPLIVINSIEPKRVLDILKQLSRELQSLPFFEYSSAEGLREMSSGQTVIDDQSLISVLEHARTVFKSRMNVNFVFTEIDDLSADTPTARHFAQMTRIAEPHQGSLIMVVDKPVWSGLSRLGMTVALDLPTTDELFETVEDMIEGHRGTVPIEWQHQEMRQAAEMLSGITEAEAINVLATLIVKGEVRNEDLTELSHFKDAIFGELTGIERIRLREDYQIGGLRNLKQWLRKREWLIKADLSNSNLHPPKGVLLCGVPGCGKSLSAKAIAYEWGLPLYRLDMSSVLGMYVGESESNLREALATADRVAPCVLWIDEIEKALASTGSDGNVTKRLIGQFLFWLQESTSKVFMVATANDVATLPPELLRKGRFDEVFFVDLPTSQDREEIIQMCFRKYININPPHELVTDLVGLSEGFAGSDIDAVIHDIASDMLAHQSTMLPDAAYIRDLFANVMPFSKSNPEEVAAIRSWGHTRAVPAGESLQPTSSVPTPTVGRQVVL, from the coding sequence ATGCCTAATTATCATGAAACAACCGATATTATTCGGCGGTATCTCAAAGCCAGGGTTCCACTGATTGTTATTAATTCCATCGAACCGAAACGGGTTTTAGATATTTTGAAGCAACTTTCGCGGGAACTTCAATCACTTCCTTTTTTTGAATATTCCAGTGCTGAAGGTTTGCGGGAAATGTCGTCTGGGCAAACAGTCATCGATGACCAGTCTCTGATTTCCGTGCTTGAGCACGCGCGCACTGTATTTAAATCTCGTATGAATGTAAATTTTGTTTTTACAGAAATCGATGATTTATCTGCAGATACGCCCACTGCTCGGCATTTTGCTCAAATGACTCGAATCGCCGAACCGCACCAAGGTTCGCTGATTATGGTTGTAGATAAACCCGTGTGGAGTGGGCTTTCCCGATTGGGTATGACAGTAGCCTTGGACCTGCCTACGACCGATGAACTTTTTGAAACCGTCGAAGACATGATCGAAGGTCATCGTGGAACTGTACCTATTGAATGGCAACATCAGGAAATGCGCCAAGCAGCCGAAATGCTTTCTGGGATCACAGAAGCGGAAGCAATTAATGTTTTGGCCACATTGATTGTTAAAGGTGAAGTTCGTAATGAAGATCTCACGGAGTTATCGCACTTTAAGGATGCGATCTTCGGTGAACTTACTGGAATTGAACGGATTCGCCTGCGAGAGGATTACCAGATTGGCGGGTTACGTAATCTTAAGCAATGGCTGCGTAAGCGCGAGTGGTTGATTAAAGCTGATCTTTCTAATTCGAATCTTCACCCGCCGAAGGGTGTGTTATTGTGTGGCGTCCCTGGGTGTGGGAAGTCTCTCTCTGCAAAAGCGATTGCGTACGAATGGGGTCTACCCTTATATCGCCTGGATATGAGTTCGGTTTTAGGCATGTATGTCGGTGAGTCAGAGTCGAATCTTCGCGAAGCTCTTGCCACTGCGGATCGCGTTGCACCTTGTGTTTTGTGGATCGACGAAATTGAAAAGGCTCTCGCCTCAACTGGTAGTGATGGAAATGTTACCAAGCGGCTTATCGGCCAGTTCCTATTTTGGTTGCAAGAATCCACATCGAAAGTGTTTATGGTCGCTACGGCAAATGACGTTGCTACGCTTCCCCCGGAATTATTACGCAAAGGCCGCTTTGATGAGGTCTTTTTCGTTGATCTTCCCACAAGCCAAGATCGTGAGGAGATTATCCAAATGTGCTTCCGCAAATACATCAATATCAACCCCCCGCACGAACTTGTTACTGATCTAGTGGGGTTATCAGAAGGTTTTGCCGGTTCAGATATTGATGCTGTTATTCACGATATTGCATCAGATATGTTGGCTCATCAATCCACTATGCTTCCAGACGCTGCATATATTCGTGATTTGTTTGCCAATGTCATGCCATTTTCTAAGTCCAACCCGGAGGAAGTCGCGGCAATTCGCAGCTGGGGGCACACTCGTGCTGTTCCAGCTGGTGAATCGCTGCAACCAACTTCCTCGGTTCCAACACCAACCGTTGGCCGGCAAGTTGTACTTTAG
- a CDS encoding TSUP family transporter — protein sequence MTWLFIGAFVAGWIDAVIGGGGLVLVPLLMGYGIPPTMALATNKVAGFSGTVSAAITLIRKFGLPKKTVQYIIIALVCAGGGALAASVISTQIMRPFIIGLLLAVGIFVAIRPEFGTTHSEVRKRPLLALLLAGSIAFYDGIFGPGTGMFLIMVFTAFLTGDFLRSSVLAKLVNACTNLGALFAFAVEGQVLWKLGLGLAIANIAGGLLGAKTLVAGGAKFIRVALLALVVILVGKLLLTP from the coding sequence ATGACATGGTTATTCATCGGCGCGTTTGTCGCAGGATGGATTGATGCTGTCATTGGGGGTGGTGGTTTAGTTCTTGTGCCCTTACTTATGGGCTATGGAATACCACCAACAATGGCTTTGGCAACCAATAAAGTCGCGGGCTTTTCCGGGACTGTATCAGCTGCAATTACGTTAATTCGAAAATTTGGCCTACCTAAAAAGACTGTCCAATATATTATTATTGCTTTGGTGTGTGCCGGTGGTGGTGCACTTGCGGCAAGTGTGATTTCCACGCAAATAATGCGGCCATTTATTATTGGGTTATTGCTGGCAGTCGGAATATTTGTAGCTATACGGCCAGAATTTGGAACGACGCACTCTGAGGTGCGAAAACGACCATTATTGGCATTGTTACTCGCAGGAAGTATCGCATTTTATGACGGTATTTTTGGGCCAGGAACAGGCATGTTTTTGATTATGGTGTTTACGGCTTTTCTTACGGGAGATTTTCTCCGCTCCTCTGTGCTTGCAAAACTTGTAAATGCGTGTACAAATTTGGGTGCATTGTTTGCGTTTGCGGTTGAAGGCCAAGTGCTCTGGAAACTTGGTCTGGGTCTTGCAATCGCGAATATTGCAGGTGGATTGCTGGGGGCTAAAACTTTGGTTGCTGGCGGAGCAAAGTTTATCCGAGTGGCCCTTTTAGCATTGGTGGTTATTTTGGTGGGGAAGCTTCTGCTTACGCCTTAG
- a CDS encoding ATP-dependent RNA helicase, with the protein MRFDLQHIGQRLPVMQAVPELSMAIQEHHAAIVQAPPGTGKTTLVPPLLHNLTAGKILVTAPRRVAVRAAARRLSKLSQTPLGSLVGYAIRGEYVPGSAIEFLTPGVLLRRLLQDPELPDIAGVIIDEVHERHIESDLVLGMVAELRQLREDLTVVAMSATLNASTFADFLSAPIVRTPAVTFPLDITYVPGPERLTSSTTFLDHIVSQALGHSDSVLVFVPGLREVEYVCKQIGGLAIPLHGRQTPAEQDRAFESAHRIVVATNIAESSVTVPGVRVVIDAGLSRVPRRDTSRNITGLVTESCTRSQADQRAGRAGREGPGQVIRCYSKRDYQHFKPDITPEIQTSDLTEAALFIACWGPMELIDAPPPTALKAARETLTRIGALHQESITPLGRRLAQMPADPRLARALIDAAPLTGSRAAAKAVSILAHGDTRDSKRFEKLIDYFPDTRHNASALVTAYAFPDRIAKYNNGEYILASGTRAQTTEYNDPWLAISEIQRIGQKVVIRQAFPITEQVALSILPITEQLDISLDAKGQPLGKNIRFAGAIELSKTPATLSPEDQWEAIAQGIINGAITLPKPQQEIQARLQYLHTHLGSPWPAVTQVELNNRISEWLNPDLTMNLENLIPWDLARDFHVLAPIKFQVPSGRNVPIMYTNDRAIVQVKLQECFGLNTTPQLAGKNIQFHLLSPANRPIAITDELERFWAGPYQNVRKEMRGRYPKHPWPENPFTAMPTAQTKQSKA; encoded by the coding sequence ATGAGATTTGATCTACAGCACATTGGCCAGAGACTCCCAGTTATGCAGGCAGTTCCGGAACTTTCAATGGCAATCCAAGAGCATCACGCCGCAATTGTCCAGGCACCACCAGGCACCGGAAAAACTACACTCGTACCGCCGTTGCTTCATAACCTTACGGCAGGAAAAATTCTGGTCACTGCCCCGCGAAGAGTTGCTGTGCGTGCTGCGGCCCGACGACTCAGTAAACTCAGCCAGACTCCTTTGGGTTCACTGGTTGGGTATGCCATACGTGGCGAATATGTGCCAGGCAGCGCTATAGAATTCCTGACTCCTGGTGTGCTGCTTCGGCGATTACTTCAAGATCCTGAACTACCAGATATTGCGGGAGTGATTATTGATGAAGTCCACGAGCGCCATATCGAATCAGATTTGGTTCTGGGGATGGTTGCCGAACTCCGACAACTTCGTGAGGATCTGACTGTCGTAGCAATGTCTGCAACATTGAATGCATCCACATTTGCTGATTTTCTTTCTGCGCCCATTGTGCGCACTCCCGCCGTTACCTTTCCATTGGACATTACCTACGTACCCGGGCCGGAGCGTCTTACTAGTAGTACAACGTTTTTAGATCATATTGTCAGCCAAGCGTTAGGTCACTCGGATTCAGTCTTAGTATTTGTACCTGGCCTACGGGAAGTTGAGTACGTTTGCAAGCAAATTGGTGGTCTCGCAATTCCGCTCCACGGACGCCAAACTCCCGCCGAACAAGATCGAGCTTTTGAAAGCGCACATCGCATAGTTGTAGCAACAAATATTGCAGAATCTTCGGTGACAGTACCTGGCGTTCGGGTGGTAATCGATGCTGGGCTTTCTCGTGTTCCACGGCGCGATACTTCCAGAAATATTACTGGACTGGTTACGGAATCATGCACACGTTCACAGGCTGATCAACGTGCTGGTCGGGCAGGACGCGAGGGGCCAGGCCAGGTTATCCGCTGTTACTCTAAAAGGGACTATCAGCATTTTAAACCTGATATCACACCAGAAATACAGACCTCTGACCTTACTGAAGCTGCGCTTTTTATTGCCTGCTGGGGCCCGATGGAACTTATCGACGCCCCACCACCAACAGCGCTAAAAGCAGCGCGAGAAACCCTTACCCGCATTGGCGCATTACATCAAGAAAGCATTACACCGTTGGGGCGTCGATTAGCGCAAATGCCTGCGGATCCACGCTTAGCCAGGGCACTAATTGATGCCGCTCCTTTGACGGGTTCCCGGGCCGCCGCCAAAGCAGTATCAATTCTCGCTCACGGCGATACCCGCGATAGTAAACGATTTGAAAAGCTCATTGATTATTTCCCTGATACCCGACATAATGCATCCGCACTGGTAACCGCATATGCATTTCCCGACCGGATAGCGAAATATAATAACGGAGAATACATACTCGCTTCCGGAACACGAGCCCAAACCACCGAATACAATGACCCCTGGTTAGCGATCAGTGAAATTCAACGAATCGGCCAGAAAGTAGTAATTAGGCAAGCATTCCCGATTACTGAACAGGTGGCTTTGAGTATTCTGCCGATTACCGAGCAATTGGATATCAGCCTAGATGCGAAAGGCCAGCCATTAGGGAAAAACATACGGTTTGCAGGTGCAATAGAACTCTCGAAAACGCCAGCTACACTTTCTCCTGAAGACCAATGGGAAGCCATAGCCCAAGGAATTATTAATGGTGCAATCACCCTTCCCAAACCCCAACAGGAAATCCAAGCTCGTCTCCAGTATCTGCACACTCACTTGGGCAGCCCTTGGCCAGCAGTGACGCAAGTTGAGTTGAACAACCGTATTTCGGAATGGCTCAATCCTGACCTCACTATGAACTTAGAAAATCTAATCCCATGGGATTTAGCACGTGATTTTCACGTTCTTGCGCCAATAAAATTCCAAGTTCCAAGTGGTCGCAATGTCCCGATAATGTACACCAATGACCGCGCAATAGTACAAGTAAAACTCCAAGAATGCTTTGGGCTAAACACAACCCCACAACTTGCAGGTAAAAATATCCAATTTCACTTACTCTCTCCTGCAAATCGGCCAATAGCAATCACAGACGAACTGGAGCGATTCTGGGCAGGACCGTACCAAAATGTGCGAAAAGAAATGCGCGGACGCTATCCAAAACATCCTTGGCCAGAAAACCCTTTCACCGCAATGCCTACCGCACAAACAAAACAGTCTAAGGCGTAA
- a CDS encoding DNA-3-methyladenine glycosylase I — translation MKDIYTFDDAHLAQLGLQRGVDGRIRPAWAEANDQMRKYYDEEWGREIRDERGLFERVCLEGFQAGLSWNVVLRKRADLRTAFHDFDPDSVAAMTDKEIESLAERPELIRNKRKLAAVKTNALATIQLRETEGLSNLLWSFAPEQWEIPLNHLEIPTQTNESEAMAKALKKHGFIFVGPVICFALMQAVGMVDCRIPGSTSMLG, via the coding sequence ATGAAGGATATTTATACATTTGACGATGCCCATCTCGCTCAACTTGGTTTACAGCGCGGTGTTGATGGCCGTATCCGCCCTGCTTGGGCCGAAGCGAATGACCAAATGAGGAAGTACTACGACGAAGAATGGGGCAGGGAGATTCGAGACGAACGTGGACTATTTGAACGCGTTTGCTTAGAGGGGTTCCAAGCCGGACTTTCTTGGAATGTAGTGCTGAGAAAACGAGCAGATTTACGCACAGCGTTCCATGATTTTGATCCAGATAGCGTCGCTGCAATGACAGATAAAGAAATAGAATCCCTGGCTGAACGGCCAGAACTTATACGCAATAAACGAAAACTTGCAGCCGTAAAAACCAATGCTTTAGCAACGATTCAACTGCGCGAAACTGAAGGTTTATCAAACTTACTGTGGTCGTTTGCACCTGAGCAGTGGGAGATCCCGTTAAACCATTTAGAAATCCCAACCCAAACGAATGAATCGGAAGCAATGGCAAAAGCTTTGAAAAAGCATGGATTTATATTTGTAGGGCCGGTGATTTGTTTTGCGCTTATGCAGGCCGTTGGCATGGTTGATTGCCGGATTCCAGGCTCAACTTCCATGCTAGGTTAA